The sequence below is a genomic window from Barrientosiimonas humi.
TGACGACGCTCGGCACCGGGATCGGCAGCGCGCTGCTGAACAACGGTGTGCTCGTGCCGAACTCGGAGTTCGGCCACCTCGAGATCGACGGGTTCGACGCCGAGAGCAAGGCCTCGTCGCGGGCACGCACCGAGGAGGGGCTGACGTATCCGCAGTGGGCCGAGCGGCTGCAGCGCTACTACACCGTCGTCGAGAACCTCGTGTGGCCCGACCTGTTCGTCGTGGGCGGCGGGGTGTCCAAGGACGCCGACGAGTACCTCCCGCTGCTCGACCTGCGCACGCCGATCGTGCCGGCGAAGCTGAAGAACGCCGCGGGCATCGTCGGCGCGGCCCGCACCGCGCACGACCGGGCGGGCATGGCCAGCCGCACCGACAAGGGCGCCAAGAAGGGCGGCAAGAAGAAGTAGCCCCGGGCTACTGCTTCGCGCGCACCGCCCGGTCCCGCTCGCGCAGCTCGCGCACCGCGCCCCGGGGGTCGCGCGCGGCC
It includes:
- the ppgK gene encoding polyphosphate--glucose phosphotransferase, with amino-acid sequence MAKAKQYPLGIDIGGSGIKGAPVDLDKGEFAKDRLRVPTPEKSTPEAVADCVVQIVEHFSAEIGDEAVGITIPGVVTHGVVRTAANIDKSWTDFPIEEELEKRLGRNITVLNDADAAGLGEWHYGAAKKWTEGLVVMTTLGTGIGSALLNNGVLVPNSEFGHLEIDGFDAESKASSRARTEEGLTYPQWAERLQRYYTVVENLVWPDLFVVGGGVSKDADEYLPLLDLRTPIVPAKLKNAAGIVGAARTAHDRAGMASRTDKGAKKGGKKK